A section of the Trachemys scripta elegans isolate TJP31775 chromosome 10, CAS_Tse_1.0, whole genome shotgun sequence genome encodes:
- the ISL2 gene encoding insulin gene enhancer protein ISL-2, with protein MVDIIFHYPFLGAMGDHSKKKPGIAMCVGCGSQIHDQYILKVSPDLEWHAACLKCAECSQYLDETCTCFVRDGKTYCKRDYIRLFGIKCAKCKVGFSSSDLVMRARENVYHIECFRCSVCSRQLLPGDEFSLRDHELLCRADHSLLLDRSSADSPRSPGHLQSTRGLHLSDSVPGRQPSLRPHVHKQTEKTTRVRTVLNEKQLHTLRTCYAANPRPDALMKEQLVEMTGLSPRVIRVWFQNKRCKDKKKSILMKQLQQQQHSDKTSLQGLTGTPLVAGSPIRHESAVQGNAVEVQTYQPPWKALSEFALQSDLDQPAFQQLVSFSESGSLGNSSGSDVTSLSSQLPDTPNSMVPSPVET; from the exons ATGGtggatattatttttcattatccTTTTCTGGGTGCTATGGGGGATCATTCCAAGA AAAAGCCCGGAATTGCCATGTGTGTGGGCTGTGGGAGTCAGATCCATGACCAGTACATCCTGAAGGTCTCCCCGGACCTCGAGTGGCATGCAGCATGTCTCAAATGCGCTGAATGCAGCCAGTACTTGGATGAAACCTGCACTTGTTTTGTGAGAGATGGCAAGACATACTGTAAAAGGGATTATATCAG GTTATTCGGCATAAAGTgtgcaaagtgcaaggtgggATTCAGCAGCAGTGATCTGGTGATGAGAGCCCGGGAGAACGTGTATCACATCGAATGTTTCCGCTGCTCTGTCTGCAGCCGCCAGCTCCTGCCCGGGGATGAGTTCTCTCTACGGGACCATGAGCTGCTCTGTCGGGCCGACCACAGCCTTCTGCTGGATAGGAGCTCGGCGGATAGTCCCAGGAGCCCCGGCCATTTACAGAGCACCAGAGGCCTGCATCTATCAG ACTCCGTGCCCGGCCGCCAGCCCTCTCTCCGGCCCCACGTGCACAAGCAGACGGAGAAGACCACCCGCGTCCGGACGGTGCTGAACGAGAAGCAGCTGCACACGCTGCGGACCTGCTACGCGGCCAACCCGCGGCCGGACGCGCTGATGAAGGAGCAGCTGGTGGAAATGACCGGCCTGAGCCCCAGAGTGATCCGGGTCTGGTTCCAGAACAAGCGCTGCAAGGACAAGAAAAAATCCATCCTgatgaagcagctgcagcagcagcagcacagcgaCAAGACA AGTCTGCAGGGCCTGACCGGGACCCCCCTGGTGGCCGGGAGCCCCATCCGCCATGAGAGCGCCGTGCAAGGCAACGCCGTGGAGGTCCAGACCTACCAGCCCCCGTGGAAAGCGCTCAGTGAATTCGCATTGCAGAGCGACCTGGACCAACCTGCCTTCCAGCAGCTG gtATCCTTTTCCGAATCTGGCTCCTTGGGTAACTCTTCTGGCAGCGATGTGACCTCCTTGTCTTCCCAGTTACCTGACACCCCCAACAGCATGGTACCCAGTCCTGTGGAGACGTGA